The following coding sequences lie in one Streptomyces venezuelae genomic window:
- a CDS encoding alpha/beta fold hydrolase, producing MTDPAAQSAQSPASVVRIEGPWTHRDVAANGARFHIAEMGDGPLVLLLHGFPQFWWTWRHQMVALADAGFRAVAMDLRGVGGSDRTPRGYDPANLALDITGVVRSLGEPDAALVGHDLGGYLAWTAAVMRPKLVRRLAVSSMPHPRRWRSAMLSDRKQTASASYVWGFQRPWVPERQLVADDGALVGRLVRDWSGPGLPDDEAVETYRRAMCIPSTAHCSIEPYRWMVRSMARPDGIQFNRRMKRPVRVPTLHLHGSLDPVMRTRSAAGSGEYVEAPYRWRLFDGLGHFPHEEDPVAFSTELVNWLKDPEPDR from the coding sequence ATGACGGACCCCGCCGCCCAATCGGCCCAATCCCCCGCCTCGGTCGTACGCATCGAGGGGCCCTGGACCCACCGGGATGTGGCCGCCAACGGCGCGCGCTTCCACATCGCCGAGATGGGGGACGGGCCGCTGGTCCTGCTCCTGCACGGTTTCCCGCAGTTCTGGTGGACGTGGCGGCACCAGATGGTGGCGCTCGCGGATGCCGGTTTCCGGGCCGTCGCGATGGACCTGCGGGGTGTGGGCGGCAGCGACCGCACGCCTCGCGGCTACGACCCGGCGAACCTCGCCCTGGACATCACCGGTGTCGTACGTTCTCTCGGTGAGCCGGACGCCGCGCTCGTCGGGCACGACCTGGGCGGATACCTCGCGTGGACGGCGGCCGTGATGCGGCCGAAGCTGGTGCGCCGCCTCGCCGTCTCCTCGATGCCGCATCCGCGGCGCTGGCGCTCCGCGATGCTGTCGGACCGCAAGCAGACCGCGTCGGCGTCGTACGTGTGGGGCTTTCAGCGGCCCTGGGTGCCGGAGCGTCAACTCGTCGCCGACGACGGTGCCCTGGTGGGCCGTCTGGTGCGGGACTGGTCCGGGCCCGGCCTGCCGGACGACGAGGCGGTCGAGACGTACCGGCGGGCCATGTGCATCCCGTCGACGGCGCACTGCTCGATCGAGCCGTACCGCTGGATGGTCCGGTCGATGGCACGCCCCGACGGCATTCAGTTCAACCGCCGCATGAAGCGCCCGGTGCGGGTGCCGACGCTGCATCTGCACGGCTCGCTGGACCCCGTGATGCGGACGAGGAGCGCGGCGGGGTCGGGCGAGTACGTCGAAGCGCCGTACCGCTGGCGGCTGTTCGACGGCCTCGGACACTTCCCGCACGAGGAGGATCCGGTGGCGTTCTCGACGGAGCTCGTGAACTGGCTGAAGGACCCGGAGCCCGACCGCTGA
- a CDS encoding phage holin family protein codes for MSSPDGPVGAERSLGQLVASATGEMSALVHDEIALAKAQLRQDVKRGAIGGGAFAAAGAVLIFSLPMLSFALAYGIRTWSGWNLAVCFLLSFAANVLVAGLLALIGVVFAKKAKKGKGPQKVAASAKETAAVLGNVKPHPRAVGPAGAVDVRIGETGATVARSSS; via the coding sequence ATGAGCTCACCCGACGGCCCCGTCGGCGCCGAGCGCAGCCTCGGCCAACTGGTCGCCTCGGCGACCGGTGAGATGTCCGCGCTGGTCCACGACGAGATCGCGCTGGCCAAGGCGCAGCTGCGGCAGGACGTCAAGCGCGGCGCGATCGGCGGTGGCGCGTTCGCCGCGGCCGGAGCGGTCCTCATCTTCTCGCTGCCCATGCTGAGTTTCGCACTGGCGTACGGCATCCGTACCTGGAGCGGCTGGAACCTCGCCGTCTGCTTCCTGCTGTCCTTCGCCGCGAACGTGCTGGTGGCGGGGTTGCTCGCGCTGATCGGCGTCGTCTTCGCGAAGAAGGCCAAGAAGGGCAAGGGCCCGCAGAAGGTCGCCGCTTCGGCCAAGGAGACGGCTGCCGTACTGGGGAACGTCAAGCCGCATCCCCGCGCGGTCGGCCCGGCGGGTGCTGTCGACGTACGAATCGGTGAGACGGGGGCCACTGTGGCACGCTCGTCCTCATGA
- the nhaA gene encoding Na+/H+ antiporter NhaA: MSAPVPSKNDRKVLGRLSLPERNFVAEALRAETVGGVLLLVAAVAALIWANTAGGSYDSVRSFHLGPGSLGLNLSVQHWAADGLLAVFFFVAGIELKRELVAGDLRDPKAAALPVVAALCGMAVPALVYFLTNTAGGGSLDGWAVPTATDIAFALAVLAVIGTSLPSALRAFLLTLAVVDDLFAILIIAVFFTSDLNFAALGGAVLGLVVFWLLLRKRVRGWYIYVPLALAIWGLMYNSGIHATIAGVAMGLMLRCHKEDDSEEHSPGEHIEHLVRPLSAGLAVPLFALFSAGVVVTGGALGDVFTKPETLGVVLGLVVGKAVGIFGGTWLAARFTKAELNDDLAWPDVFAVASLAGIGFTVSLLIGELAFTEDPLLTDEIKAAVLTGSLIAALFSGVLLKVRNAKYRKLCEDEERDDDLSGVPDIYEMDDPAYHHRMAAIYEKKAAEHRRLAEVAGGEREDGNGPA; this comes from the coding sequence GTGTCCGCGCCCGTCCCCAGCAAGAACGACCGCAAGGTGCTCGGCCGCCTTTCCCTGCCCGAGCGGAACTTCGTCGCGGAAGCCCTGCGCGCCGAGACCGTCGGCGGTGTGCTGCTGCTCGTCGCCGCGGTCGCCGCGCTGATCTGGGCCAACACGGCCGGCGGATCGTACGACTCCGTCCGGAGCTTCCACCTCGGACCCGGCTCACTCGGGCTGAACCTGTCCGTGCAGCACTGGGCGGCCGACGGGCTGCTCGCCGTCTTCTTCTTCGTCGCCGGCATCGAACTCAAGCGTGAGCTGGTCGCGGGCGACCTGCGCGACCCCAAGGCGGCCGCGCTGCCCGTCGTCGCGGCACTCTGCGGCATGGCCGTGCCCGCGCTCGTGTACTTCCTCACCAACACCGCGGGCGGCGGCTCCCTGGACGGCTGGGCCGTACCGACCGCCACCGACATCGCCTTCGCGCTCGCGGTCCTCGCCGTCATCGGCACCTCGCTGCCGTCCGCGCTCCGCGCCTTCCTGCTGACCCTCGCCGTCGTCGACGACCTCTTCGCGATCCTGATCATCGCGGTCTTCTTCACCAGCGACCTCAACTTCGCCGCGCTCGGCGGCGCCGTCCTCGGCCTCGTCGTGTTCTGGCTGCTGCTCAGGAAGCGGGTGCGCGGCTGGTACATCTACGTTCCGCTGGCGCTCGCCATCTGGGGCCTGATGTACAACAGCGGGATCCACGCCACCATCGCGGGCGTCGCCATGGGCCTGATGCTGCGCTGCCACAAGGAGGACGACAGCGAGGAGCACTCCCCCGGCGAGCACATCGAACATCTCGTACGCCCCCTCTCCGCGGGCCTGGCCGTGCCGCTGTTCGCCCTGTTCAGCGCGGGAGTCGTGGTCACGGGCGGCGCGCTCGGCGACGTCTTCACCAAGCCGGAGACGCTCGGCGTGGTCCTCGGTCTGGTGGTCGGCAAGGCCGTCGGCATCTTCGGCGGCACCTGGCTCGCGGCGCGCTTCACCAAGGCGGAGCTGAACGACGATCTGGCCTGGCCCGACGTGTTCGCGGTCGCCTCACTGGCGGGCATCGGCTTCACCGTCTCGCTGCTGATCGGCGAGCTCGCCTTCACCGAGGACCCGCTGCTCACCGACGAGATCAAGGCGGCCGTCCTGACCGGCTCCCTCATCGCGGCGCTGTTCTCCGGGGTCCTGCTGAAGGTGCGCAACGCCAAGTACCGCAAGCTGTGCGAGGACGAGGAGCGCGACGACGACCTCAGCGGTGTCCCCGACATCTACGAGATGGACGACCCGGCGTACCACCACCGGATGGCCGCCATCTACGAGAAGAAGGCCGCGGAGCACCGAAGGCTTGCCGAAGTAGCGGGTGGGGAACGCGAGGATGGCAACGGTCCGGCATGA
- the acs gene encoding acetate--CoA ligase: MSNESLANLLKEERRFAPPAELAAAANVTAEAYEQAKADRLGFWAEQARRLTWATEPTETLDWSNPPFAKWFADGKLNVAYNCVDRHVEAGNGDRVAIHFEGEPGDSRAITYAELKEEVSRAANALTELGVQKGDRVAVYLPMIPEAVVAMLACARIGAAHSVVFGGFSADAIAKRIEDADAKVVITSDGGYRRGKPSALKPAVDEAVSRVDGVRHVLVVQRTKQDVAWTEGRDVWWHEITRKQSAEHTPEAFDAEHPLFILYTSGTTGKPKGILHTSGGYLTQAAYTHHAVFDLKPETDVYWCTADIGWVTGHSYITYGPLANGATQVMYEGTPDTPHQGRFWEIVQKYKVSILYTAPTAIRTFMKWGDDIPAKFDLSSLRVLGSVGEPINPEAWMWYRKNIGGDRCPIVDTWWQTETGAMMISPLPGVTETKPGSAQRALPGISATVVDDEANEVPDGGGGYLVLTEPWPSMLRTIWGDDQRFIDTYWSRFEGKYFAGDGAKKDEDGDIWLLGRVDDVMLVSGHNISTTEVESALVSHPAVAEAAVVGAADETTGQAIVAFVILRGTASAEDEGLVADLRNHVGATLGPIAKPKRVLPVAELPKTRSGKIMRRLLRDVAENRELGDVTTLTDSSVMDLIQTKLPAAPSED; encoded by the coding sequence GTGAGCAACGAAAGCCTGGCCAACCTTCTAAAGGAGGAGCGTCGATTCGCGCCGCCGGCGGAGTTGGCGGCTGCCGCCAACGTCACGGCGGAGGCGTACGAGCAGGCCAAGGCTGACCGGCTCGGCTTCTGGGCCGAGCAGGCCCGCCGGCTGACCTGGGCCACGGAGCCGACCGAGACGCTCGACTGGTCGAACCCGCCGTTCGCCAAGTGGTTCGCCGACGGGAAGCTCAACGTCGCGTACAACTGCGTCGACCGCCACGTGGAGGCCGGCAACGGCGACCGCGTCGCGATCCACTTCGAGGGTGAGCCCGGCGACAGCCGGGCCATCACCTACGCCGAGCTGAAGGAAGAGGTCAGCCGGGCCGCCAACGCCCTGACCGAGCTCGGTGTCCAGAAGGGCGACCGCGTCGCCGTCTATCTGCCGATGATCCCCGAGGCGGTCGTCGCGATGCTGGCCTGCGCCCGTATCGGCGCCGCCCACTCGGTGGTCTTCGGCGGCTTCTCCGCCGACGCGATCGCCAAGCGCATCGAGGACGCCGACGCCAAGGTCGTCATCACCTCCGACGGCGGGTACCGCAGGGGCAAGCCCTCCGCACTGAAGCCCGCCGTGGACGAGGCCGTGAGCCGCGTCGACGGTGTCCGGCACGTCCTCGTCGTACAGCGCACGAAGCAGGATGTGGCGTGGACCGAGGGCCGCGACGTGTGGTGGCACGAGATCACGCGGAAGCAGTCCGCCGAGCACACCCCCGAGGCCTTCGACGCGGAGCACCCGCTCTTCATCCTCTACACCTCGGGCACCACGGGTAAGCCGAAGGGCATCCTGCACACCTCCGGCGGCTACCTCACGCAGGCGGCGTACACCCACCACGCCGTCTTCGACCTCAAGCCGGAGACCGACGTCTACTGGTGCACGGCCGACATCGGCTGGGTCACCGGACACTCTTACATCACGTACGGACCGCTGGCGAACGGCGCGACGCAGGTGATGTACGAGGGCACCCCCGACACCCCGCACCAGGGCCGCTTCTGGGAGATCGTCCAGAAGTACAAGGTCAGCATCCTCTACACGGCGCCCACGGCCATCCGCACCTTCATGAAGTGGGGCGACGACATCCCCGCGAAGTTCGACCTGAGCAGCCTGCGGGTGCTCGGGTCGGTGGGTGAGCCGATCAACCCCGAGGCGTGGATGTGGTACCGCAAGAACATCGGCGGCGACCGCTGTCCCATCGTGGACACCTGGTGGCAGACCGAGACCGGCGCCATGATGATCTCGCCGCTGCCGGGCGTGACCGAGACCAAGCCGGGCAGCGCCCAGCGCGCCCTGCCGGGCATCTCCGCCACCGTCGTCGACGACGAGGCGAACGAAGTGCCGGACGGCGGCGGCGGTTACCTGGTCCTGACCGAGCCGTGGCCGTCGATGCTGCGCACCATCTGGGGCGACGACCAGCGGTTCATCGACACGTACTGGTCGCGTTTCGAGGGCAAGTACTTCGCCGGTGACGGTGCCAAGAAGGACGAGGACGGCGACATCTGGCTGCTCGGCCGCGTGGACGACGTGATGCTCGTCTCCGGGCACAACATCTCCACCACGGAGGTCGAGTCGGCGCTCGTCTCGCACCCGGCGGTCGCCGAGGCGGCGGTCGTGGGCGCGGCGGACGAGACGACCGGCCAGGCCATCGTCGCCTTCGTGATCCTGCGCGGCACGGCCAGCGCCGAGGACGAGGGACTCGTCGCGGACCTGCGCAATCACGTGGGCGCCACGCTCGGCCCGATCGCCAAGCCGAAGCGGGTCCTTCCGGTGGCCGAGCTGCCGAAGACCCGGTCCGGCAAGATCATGCGCCGTCTGCTGCGGGACGTCGCGGAGAACCGGGAGCTCGGTGACGTCACCACGCTCACCGACTCGTCCGTGATGGACCTCATCCAGACGAAGCTCCCGGCCGCCCCCAGCGAGGACTAG
- a CDS encoding bifunctional SulP family inorganic anion transporter/carbonic anhydrase: MSACVPTRTPDSAHTPRANNPHAPPPGKRFRIAGADLSASVAVFLIALPLSLGIALATGAPLQAGLVAAAVGGILAGALGGSPLQVSGPAAGLTVVTADLIQRYGWRTTCAITVLAGLAQLGLGCLHVARTALAVSPAVVHGMLTGIGVTIAVAQLHIVLGGTPQSSVLDNLRALPAQLADLHLAALAISLLTLAILLLWPRIPGRAGRFTRVLPAALISVAAATAVSALAGLRVDEVDLPSWRSHALVGLPEGPVLGLVAAVLTITLVCSVQSLLGAVAVDKVIAGQAELHPGVRRSDLDRELLGQGAANIVSGALGGLPVAGVAVRSMANIRAGAVSRNSTMLHGVWVVVAALLLVPVLELIPLAALAALVMVVGIQMVSLNHIRTITRHREIVVYAVTSLGVVFLGVLEGVALGVAVAVGVSLHRLARTRITHCEDAGVHHVRVRGQLTFLAVPRLSKALHQVPHGADVIVELDGSFMDHAAYESLQCWQDAHTAHGGSVEVTGRAGTRISVPAGGSGPGSRELVGASHSCCRPWAPWRNHHCDRPQEEREQGQEGRRPSGHQLASGISAFQRNTAPHVRGELARLAREGQQPAQLFLTCADSRVVTSMITSSGPGDLFVVRNVGNLVPLPGAESGDDSVGAAIEYAVDVLKVRSITVCGHSGCGAMQALLNTPPGGAQTPLKRWLRHGLPSLERMGAQDRAWARLAGRAPADAVEQLCLTNVVQQLEHLRAHESVARRLAEGDLELHGMYFHVGEAQSYLLTEGSGAEPLPDEVFDQVAPTAQAEVERTPSA, from the coding sequence ATGTCTGCCTGCGTCCCCACTCGCACCCCTGACTCGGCTCACACGCCCCGCGCCAACAACCCCCACGCCCCGCCGCCCGGCAAGAGGTTCCGCATCGCCGGTGCCGACCTCTCCGCGTCGGTCGCCGTCTTCCTGATCGCCCTGCCACTGTCGCTGGGCATCGCACTCGCCACCGGAGCCCCGCTCCAGGCAGGCCTCGTCGCCGCCGCCGTCGGCGGCATCCTCGCCGGAGCGCTCGGCGGATCACCGTTGCAGGTCAGCGGGCCCGCCGCCGGCCTCACCGTCGTCACCGCCGACCTCATCCAGCGGTACGGCTGGCGGACCACCTGCGCCATCACCGTCCTCGCCGGACTCGCCCAACTCGGCCTCGGCTGCCTGCACGTGGCCCGCACCGCGCTCGCCGTCAGCCCCGCCGTCGTGCACGGCATGCTGACCGGCATCGGCGTCACCATCGCCGTCGCCCAGCTGCACATCGTGCTGGGCGGCACCCCGCAGAGCTCCGTGCTCGACAACCTGCGGGCGCTCCCCGCCCAACTGGCCGACCTGCATTTGGCGGCCCTGGCGATCAGCCTGCTCACCCTGGCGATCCTGCTGCTGTGGCCACGGATTCCCGGGCGGGCCGGGCGCTTCACCCGCGTCCTGCCCGCGGCCCTGATCTCCGTCGCCGCCGCGACAGCCGTCTCCGCGCTCGCCGGACTCCGGGTCGACGAGGTCGACCTGCCGTCCTGGCGCAGCCACGCACTGGTCGGGCTCCCGGAAGGGCCCGTGCTCGGACTCGTCGCCGCCGTGCTCACCATCACGCTCGTGTGCAGCGTGCAGTCGCTGCTCGGCGCCGTCGCCGTCGACAAGGTCATCGCCGGACAGGCTGAGCTCCATCCGGGCGTGCGCCGCTCCGACCTCGACCGCGAGCTCCTCGGCCAGGGCGCGGCGAACATCGTGTCCGGGGCGCTCGGCGGGCTGCCCGTCGCCGGGGTCGCCGTGCGCAGCATGGCCAATATCCGGGCGGGGGCCGTCAGCCGGAACTCCACGATGCTGCACGGCGTTTGGGTAGTAGTCGCCGCGCTGCTCCTGGTGCCCGTCCTGGAGCTGATCCCCCTCGCCGCCCTTGCCGCGCTCGTCATGGTCGTCGGCATCCAGATGGTCAGTCTCAACCACATCCGCACCATCACCCGCCACCGCGAAATCGTGGTCTACGCCGTCACGAGCCTCGGCGTGGTCTTCCTCGGCGTGCTCGAAGGCGTGGCGCTCGGCGTCGCCGTCGCCGTGGGCGTCTCGCTGCACCGGCTCGCCCGCACCCGCATCACCCACTGCGAGGACGCCGGCGTCCATCACGTGCGGGTGCGCGGTCAGTTGACGTTCCTCGCGGTGCCGCGCCTCAGCAAGGCACTGCACCAGGTGCCCCACGGGGCCGATGTGATCGTGGAGTTGGACGGATCCTTCATGGACCATGCCGCGTACGAATCGCTGCAGTGCTGGCAGGACGCGCACACCGCGCACGGCGGCAGCGTCGAGGTCACCGGCCGCGCCGGGACCCGTATCTCCGTGCCCGCCGGAGGGTCGGGGCCGGGGAGCCGGGAGCTGGTGGGCGCCTCGCACTCCTGTTGCAGGCCGTGGGCGCCGTGGCGCAACCACCACTGCGACCGGCCGCAGGAGGAGCGGGAGCAGGGACAGGAGGGGCGCCGACCCAGCGGGCACCAACTGGCCAGCGGGATCAGCGCCTTCCAGCGGAACACGGCGCCGCACGTGCGGGGCGAGCTGGCCCGGCTCGCGCGTGAGGGGCAGCAGCCCGCTCAGCTCTTCCTGACCTGCGCGGACTCCCGTGTCGTCACGTCGATGATCACGTCGAGCGGTCCCGGTGACCTCTTCGTCGTCCGCAATGTGGGCAACCTGGTGCCGCTGCCGGGCGCCGAGAGCGGGGACGACTCGGTGGGCGCCGCCATCGAGTACGCGGTGGATGTGCTCAAGGTGCGGTCCATCACCGTGTGCGGGCACTCCGGATGCGGTGCCATGCAGGCGCTGCTCAACACGCCGCCGGGCGGCGCACAGACGCCGTTGAAGCGGTGGCTGCGGCACGGCCTGCCGAGTCTGGAGCGCATGGGCGCGCAGGACAGAGCGTGGGCGCGTCTCGCCGGGCGCGCGCCGGCCGACGCGGTCGAGCAGCTCTGCCTCACCAATGTCGTGCAGCAACTGGAGCACTTGAGGGCGCACGAGTCGGTGGCGCGCCGACTTGCCGAAGGTGATCTTGAGCTGCACGGTATGTACTTCCACGTCGGTGAGGCGCAGTCCTATCTGCTGACGGAGGGCAGCGGTGCCGAGCCGCTTCCCGACGAGGTCTTCGACCAGGTGGCGCCCACAGCGCAGGCCGAGGTCGAGCGAACGCCCTCGGCGTAA
- a CDS encoding ATP-binding protein: MKIAFVGKGGSGKTTLSSLFIRHLASTGAPVIAVDADINQHLGPALGLDEAEAAELPALGARLPLIKDYLRGSNPRIASADTMIKTTPPGEGSRLLRVREDNPVFDACARIVELDDDTVRLMVTGQFTEADLGVACYHSKTGAVELCLNHLVDGRDEYAVVDMTAGSDSFASGMFTRFDMTFLVAEPTKKGISVYRQYKEYARDFGVSLAVVGNKVQGQDDIDFLREQVGDDLLVTVGHSDWVRAMEKGRPPRFELLEEENRSSLRALQAAVDASYERRDWERYTSQMVHFHLKNAQSWGNERTGADLAAQVDPAFVLRERMTATA; this comes from the coding sequence ATGAAAATCGCTTTCGTGGGGAAGGGCGGCAGCGGCAAGACCACGCTGTCCTCGCTCTTCATCCGGCACCTCGCCAGTACCGGCGCGCCCGTCATCGCCGTGGACGCCGACATCAACCAGCACCTGGGCCCCGCCCTGGGCCTCGACGAGGCGGAAGCCGCCGAGCTGCCCGCCCTGGGCGCGCGCCTGCCGCTCATCAAGGACTACCTGCGGGGCTCCAATCCGCGGATCGCGTCGGCCGACACGATGATCAAGACGACGCCCCCCGGGGAGGGCTCTCGGCTCCTGCGGGTGCGCGAGGACAATCCGGTGTTCGACGCTTGCGCGCGGATCGTGGAACTCGACGACGACACCGTCCGTTTGATGGTCACCGGGCAGTTCACCGAAGCCGACCTCGGTGTCGCCTGCTACCACTCCAAGACCGGAGCGGTGGAGCTGTGCCTGAACCACCTCGTCGACGGCCGCGACGAGTACGCGGTCGTGGACATGACCGCAGGTTCGGACTCCTTCGCCTCCGGCATGTTCACCCGCTTCGACATGACGTTCCTGGTGGCCGAGCCGACGAAGAAGGGGATCTCCGTCTACCGCCAGTACAAGGAGTACGCCCGCGACTTCGGCGTGAGCCTCGCGGTCGTCGGCAACAAGGTGCAGGGCCAGGACGACATCGACTTCCTGCGCGAGCAGGTCGGTGACGACCTCCTGGTGACCGTCGGGCACTCGGACTGGGTGCGCGCCATGGAGAAGGGGCGCCCGCCGCGCTTCGAGCTCCTGGAGGAGGAGAACCGCAGCTCCCTGCGGGCGCTGCAGGCGGCGGTCGACGCCTCGTACGAACGCCGGGACTGGGAGCGGTACACCAGCCAGATGGTCCACTTCCACCTGAAGAACGCGCAGAGTTGGGGCAACGAGCGGACGGGGGCCGACCTGGCCGCGCAGGTCGACCCCGCCTTCGTGCTCCGCGAGCGCATGACCGCCACGGCCTGA
- a CDS encoding oxidoreductase, producing MSTTADPLAALGALPGVADSVDSVRKAVDRVYGHRVMRRRSNEITSEAALRGARGSAALSGADWALEEVRRRTDFSGDGEERTVGAALRLTAEAGQLLSIWRQSPLRVLARLHLVAAADSAEGAGRPRLAGEPVDEPLIELPVPDADEVAGRLEGLSQLIIAGSAAPALVTAAVVHGELASLRPFGSHNGLVARAAERIVLVGSGLDPKSVCPAEAGYGELGRAAYVAALDGYASGRPEGMAAWIAHCGKAVELGVRESTAVCEALQRGAA from the coding sequence ATGAGTACGACAGCCGATCCGCTCGCCGCCCTCGGGGCACTCCCCGGCGTGGCCGACTCCGTGGACTCCGTGCGCAAGGCCGTGGACCGGGTCTACGGCCACCGGGTCATGCGGCGCCGCAGCAACGAGATCACCTCGGAGGCGGCGCTGCGCGGCGCCCGGGGCTCGGCGGCACTGTCCGGCGCCGACTGGGCACTCGAAGAGGTGCGTCGGCGCACCGACTTCAGCGGTGACGGGGAGGAGCGCACGGTCGGCGCGGCGCTGCGGCTCACCGCGGAGGCCGGCCAGCTCCTGTCCATCTGGCGGCAGTCGCCGCTGCGGGTCCTCGCACGCCTCCATCTGGTCGCCGCGGCCGACTCCGCGGAGGGCGCGGGCCGCCCGCGGCTCGCCGGTGAGCCCGTCGACGAACCGCTGATCGAACTTCCCGTGCCGGACGCGGACGAGGTGGCGGGCCGCCTGGAGGGGCTCTCGCAGCTGATCATCGCGGGGAGTGCGGCGCCGGCCCTGGTGACGGCGGCCGTCGTCCACGGCGAGCTGGCCAGCCTGCGCCCCTTCGGCTCGCACAACGGCCTGGTGGCCCGCGCGGCCGAGCGCATCGTCCTGGTGGGCAGCGGCCTCGACCCGAAGTCGGTCTGCCCGGCGGAGGCGGGGTACGGCGAGCTGGGGCGGGCGGCCTATGTGGCGGCTCTCGACGGCTACGCGTCCGGCAGGCCGGAGGGCATGGCGGCCTGGATCGCCCACTGCGGCAAGGCGGTCGAGCTCGGCGTCAGGGAGTCGACGGCGGTCTGCGAGGCGCTGCAGCGCGGGGCGGCGTGA
- a CDS encoding HAD family hydrolase, producing MLGLVENHSLPRTAAFFDLDKTVIAKSSTLTFSKSFYQGGLINRRAVLRTAYAQFVFLAGGADHDQMERMRSYLSALCRGWNVEQVKEIVAETLHDLIDPIIYDEAASLIEEHHTAGRDVVIVSTSGAEVVEPIGELLGADRVVATRMVVGDDGCFTGEVEYYAYGPTKAEAVKELAQSEGYDLDRCYAYSDSATDVPMLEAVGHPFAVNPDRALRREALTRAWPILDFHRPVRLKQRIPAPPRPALVAAAAVGAAAATAGLVWFASRRRATAG from the coding sequence ATGCTCGGCCTCGTGGAAAACCACTCCCTGCCCCGCACTGCCGCGTTCTTTGACCTGGACAAGACGGTCATTGCGAAGTCGAGCACTCTCACCTTCAGCAAGTCGTTCTACCAAGGTGGCCTGATCAACCGCAGAGCGGTACTGCGCACCGCGTACGCGCAGTTCGTGTTCCTCGCGGGCGGCGCCGACCACGACCAGATGGAACGGATGCGTTCCTACCTCTCCGCGCTGTGCCGCGGCTGGAACGTGGAGCAGGTCAAGGAAATCGTCGCCGAGACGCTGCACGACCTGATCGACCCGATCATCTACGACGAGGCGGCGTCCCTCATCGAGGAGCACCACACCGCGGGCCGCGACGTCGTCATCGTCTCCACCTCGGGCGCCGAAGTCGTCGAGCCGATCGGGGAACTCCTCGGCGCGGACCGTGTGGTGGCGACCCGCATGGTGGTCGGGGACGACGGCTGCTTCACCGGCGAGGTGGAGTACTACGCGTACGGGCCCACCAAGGCGGAGGCGGTCAAGGAGCTCGCACAGTCGGAGGGGTACGACCTCGACCGGTGCTACGCCTACAGCGACTCGGCGACCGATGTGCCGATGCTGGAGGCGGTCGGGCACCCCTTCGCGGTCAATCCGGACCGCGCGCTGCGCCGCGAGGCGCTCACGCGCGCGTGGCCGATCCTGGACTTCCACCGTCCGGTGCGCCTGAAGCAGCGCATTCCCGCGCCACCTCGGCCCGCGCTCGTCGCGGCGGCCGCGGTGGGCGCCGCAGCGGCCACGGCGGGGCTCGTCTGGTTCGCCAGTCGGCGCCGCGCGACGGCGGGCTGA